The Toxorhynchites rutilus septentrionalis strain SRP chromosome 3, ASM2978413v1, whole genome shotgun sequence genome includes a region encoding these proteins:
- the LOC129772908 gene encoding uncharacterized protein LOC129772908 yields the protein MTIYDPLGLIDHFLIMLKILLQEVWRANVQWDETVSESLFEKWREWLCLLPKLEQLRIPRCYHQITPTDAVADLHVFVDSSESAMSAAVFLRFMKGRIVECVLVAAKTRVAPLKYTSIPRLELQAAVLGTKLAATVMKNLTFELLKRTFWTDSRNVLCWLRADGKRYSSFVGSRISAILETTEQREWRWVPTQLNVADDGTRWRSRPNLSSNSRWYKGPEFLIQDEGTWPILAQEPISTEEEMRHRVFFHCKASEPVIDVSKFSSWRRMLAVTGYVHRFCSNLQCRIREGVPITGPLLSDELRKAEEYHYRQAQRDVYQKEIALLETSNAAVQKTSSLYKLSPFIDKLGVLRMRGRTTVCSYLHSDAKYPVILPPDHPVTSLLLVYHHEKYMHRNHEIVVNEVRQKYSIFRLRQSLANIRRNCQWCKNRDVLPQPPEMADLPAARLSAYTRPFAHVGVDYFGPIEVLVGRRAEKRWGVILTCLTTRAVHVEVANSLTTSSCIMALQNFIARRGTPVSFYSDCGTNFVGAKRMLQELYQKFDQHQLAREFVTSSTAWHFNPPASPHMGGSWERLIGSIKRNLSEVLSRKRPTDEELRNALTVIEGVLNSRPLTHVPIEDEAAAALTPNHFLLGSSDGSKPLTMIETDTATLRRGWPTSQWLANLFWKRWVRDYLPDITRRTKWHKKVTPLKVGDIVVIVDHEHPRNCWPKGRVIGAVPSGGQTRKAVVQTSSGIYERPTVKLALLDVRREAE from the coding sequence ATGACAATTTATGATCCACTTGGCCTCATTGATCACTTTTTGATAATGCTGAAAATTTTGCTGCAGGAGGTGTGGCGCGCAAATGTGCAGTGGGATGAGACTGTCTCCGAGAGCCTATTCGAGAAATGGCGTGAATGGCTATGCCTGCTTCCTAAGCTAGAACAACTTCGAATTCCTAGATGTTACCATCAAATAACGCCCACCGACGCTGTTGCTGATTTGCATGTTTTTGTTGACTCGAGTGAAAGTGCTATGTCGGCAGCTGTATTCCTACGATTTATGAAAGGAAGGATAGTAGAATGCGTCCTGGTGGCTGCCAAAACTCGGGTAGCCCCCCTTAAATATACTTCTATTCCACGATTGGAACTTCAGGCCGCAGTTCTCGGAACAAAATTAGCGGCAACCGTTATGAAAAATTTAACCTTTGAGCTCTTGAAGCGAACGTTCTGGACTGACTCACGGAATGTATTATGTTGGTTACGGGCTGACGGCAAACGATATAGTTCTTTCGTCGGATCAAGAATAAGCGCAATCTTAGAGACAACAGAGCAACGCGAGTGGAGATGGGTTCCGACTCAATTAAATGTAGCCGATGACGGAACACGATGGCGCAGCCGACCCAATTTATCGTCAAATAGCAGGTGGTATAAAGGTCCCGAGTTTCTGATACAGGACGAAGGCACATGGCCCATCCTTGCACAGGAACCTATTTCCACGGAGGAAGAAATGAGGCATCGTGTATTTTTCCATTGTAAGGCTTCCGAACCAGTAATAGACGTCAGTAAGTTTTCTAGTTGGCGACGGATGCTAGCAGTGACCGGATATGTCCATCGGTTCTGCTCAAATCTTCAATGTCGTATTCGTGAAGGTGTGCCGATCACGGGTCCTTTATTGAGTGATGAACTACGAAAGGCTGAAGAATATCATTATCGGCAAGCGCAACGAGATGTATATCAAAAGGAAATCGCACTGTTGGAGACTTCAAATGCGGCGGTTCAGAAGACGAGTTCTCTGTACAAATTGAGTCCGTTTATAGACAAACTCGGCGTCTTGCGAATGAGAGGCAGAACCACTGTATGTTCGTATCTGCATAGTGATGCAAAATATCCAGTGATTTTACCACCAGATCATCCAGTTACATCACTACTTCTAGTATATCATCATGAGAAATACATGCATCGCAATCATGAAATCGTGGTGAATGAAGTGCGTCAAAAGTATAGTATTTTCCGCTTAAGACAGTCACTTGCTAATATCCGCAGAAACTGTCAATGGTGCAAAAATCGGGACGTCCTTCCTCAACCGCCGGAAATGGCAGATCTCCCTGCGGCTAGGCTCTCTGCGTACACCAGGCCGTTTGCACACGTGGGAGTCGATTATTTTGGCCCAATTGAGGTGCTTGTAGGACGAAGAGCCGAAAAGCGGTGGGGTGTTATACTAACATGTCTCACAACGAGAGCCGTCCATGTTGAAGTGGCTAACTCGCTGACAACAAGTTCCTGCATAATGGCCCTTCAAAACTTTATCGCTCGGAGAGGTACACCTGTAAGCTTCTACAGCGACTGTGGTACTAACTTTGTGGGTGCTAAACGTATGCTACAGGAGCTATATCAGAAATTTGATCAACATCAGCTAGCACGAGAATTCGTAACCTCGTCTACAGCTTGGCACTTTAACCCACCGGCGTCACCCCATATGGGTGGCAGTTGGGAACGCCTCATAGGATCGATCAAACGAAATCTATCAGAAGTTCTAAGCCGGAAGCGACCGACTGATGAAGAGCTGAGGAACGCATTAACGGTAATAGAAGGTGTACTTAATTCGCGCCCTCTAACTCATGTGCCCATTGAGGACGAGGCAGCGGCTGCATTAACACCCAACCACTTTTTATTGGGTTCATCCGATGGATCCAAACCGTTGACGATGATTGAGACGGACACGGCGACATTACGACGTGGCTGGCCAACTTCTCAATGGTTGGCTAACTTATTTTGGAAGCGGTGGGTTAGAGACTATCTTCCCGACATCACACGGCGAACAAAGTGGCACAAAAAGGTGACACCCC